The Methanobacterium sp. BAmetb5 genome includes a region encoding these proteins:
- a CDS encoding ferredoxin family protein, with translation MPKIEIDQNLCTKCGTCVSNCPVSIFQRDDEDSIPQVIDPDNCILCGMCVDNCPEDAVKHENF, from the coding sequence ATGCCTAAAATTGAAATCGACCAAAATCTGTGCACCAAGTGCGGCACATGTGTAAGCAACTGCCCGGTAAGCATCTTCCAGAGGGATGATGAAGATTCAATCCCCCAAGTGATTGACCCTGATAACTGCATACTGTGTGGCATGTGTGTGGATAACTGCCCGGAAGATGCGGTGAAACACGAAAATTTCTAA
- a CDS encoding DUF6282 family protein: MNPSDEVKESKLLDGFIDTHIHTSPDVKPRLLTDYEAALEAKERGMRTIVLKSHVEPTAGRAHLTSMMTGLPVMGGVTLNLNLGGLNMEAVRSTALMGGKIVWLPTVHHQEIKLDTDALEEILHLVKDYGMVLATGHLSPPEIFQVLDLCRSLQVEKVLVNHPLTRVVGASLDQQKEMARHAYLEHCWVATMPCHDNLSPEVMFEAIREVGAKHCILATDFGQAHNPSPVQGMQMMIASMVKQGISWEEIILMCSNNPENLLFK; this comes from the coding sequence ATGAATCCCAGTGATGAAGTAAAAGAGAGCAAGCTCCTGGATGGTTTCATTGACACCCACATCCACACCAGTCCCGATGTCAAACCCCGATTATTAACTGATTACGAAGCTGCTCTGGAAGCAAAAGAAAGGGGAATGCGCACCATAGTGCTCAAGTCTCATGTAGAACCCACTGCTGGCCGAGCCCATCTTACCAGTATGATGACTGGATTACCAGTTATGGGTGGGGTAACCCTGAACCTCAACTTGGGGGGCTTGAACATGGAAGCAGTGCGAAGCACAGCCTTAATGGGTGGTAAAATAGTATGGCTTCCCACAGTCCATCACCAGGAAATAAAACTGGATACCGATGCCTTGGAGGAGATACTACATCTGGTGAAGGACTATGGCATGGTACTGGCCACCGGACACCTGAGCCCCCCTGAGATATTTCAAGTACTGGACCTGTGCCGCAGTCTGCAAGTGGAGAAAGTGCTGGTAAACCACCCCCTTACTCGGGTAGTGGGAGCCTCACTGGATCAACAGAAAGAAATGGCCCGCCATGCATATTTAGAACACTGCTGGGTGGCCACCATGCCCTGCCATGATAATTTAAGTCCAGAAGTCATGTTCGAAGCCATCAGGGAAGTAGGGGCCAAACACTGCATCCTGGCCACGGACTTTGGGCAGGCCCATAACCCCAGTCCAGTGCAGGGCATGCAGATGATGATAGCTAGCATGGTTAAACAGGGAATTTCCTGGGAAGAAATTATCCTCATGTGTAGTAATAACCCTGAAAACTTATTATTCAAATAA
- a CDS encoding FumA C-terminus/TtdB family hydratase beta subunit: protein MIVHLETPLKREDTQKLRIKDSVYISGTIYTARDSAHKRIIESGSPVTLEGAVIFHAGPIIKQEGEDYHMVAVGPTTSTRMNPYQAEVLDQGAQAVIGKGGMDDNTAEALKRNGAVFLAAVGGCAALYVSSVVKIKGVHWLDLGVPEAVWELEVKDFGPLIVTMDSVGSNLYQEARKKSNPQG, encoded by the coding sequence ATGATTGTTCATCTGGAAACACCCCTAAAAAGGGAAGACACTCAAAAGTTAAGAATTAAAGATTCGGTTTACATTTCCGGAACCATCTACACGGCACGTGACAGTGCCCATAAACGCATAATTGAATCTGGTTCACCAGTGACCCTGGAAGGCGCGGTTATATTCCATGCCGGACCCATAATCAAACAGGAAGGTGAAGATTACCATATGGTGGCAGTGGGACCCACCACCAGCACCCGTATGAACCCTTATCAGGCAGAAGTACTGGATCAGGGAGCCCAGGCAGTGATCGGTAAAGGTGGAATGGATGATAACACCGCCGAAGCACTAAAACGTAATGGTGCTGTTTTCCTGGCCGCAGTGGGAGGCTGCGCTGCACTGTACGTGAGTTCAGTGGTTAAAATAAAGGGTGTGCACTGGCTGGATCTGGGTGTACCAGAAGCAGTCTGGGAACTGGAGGTCAAGGATTTCGGACCACTAATTGTCACCATGGACTCTGTCGGGAGTAACCTCTACCAAGAGGCCCGTAAAAAAAGCAACCCACAGGGATAA